In bacterium, one genomic interval encodes:
- a CDS encoding DUF58 domain-containing protein, producing MIPKEILRKVRRIEIRTRRLVNDLFSGEYHSTFKGQGMEFEEVRQYQPGDDIRLIDWNVTARTGQPYIKKFREERELSVVLLFDASSSGRFGTKERFKSETAAELCALLAFSAIKNNDKVGLIIFTDRIEKFVPPKKGRAHVLRLIREILYFKPTGITTDIAGALQYLSRVIRRKSVIFLISDFMSEGFYKPLQVANNKHDIIGIKVTDPRETVFEDFGLIELEDAETGEVILVDTGSKAFRREFAARSQEDVSALKRSFQLINLDFINIRTDQSYIVPLINFFKMRERRL from the coding sequence ATTCCACTTTCAAGGGACAGGGGATGGAGTTCGAGGAGGTACGCCAGTATCAACCGGGGGATGATATCCGGTTGATCGACTGGAACGTGACCGCCCGGACCGGGCAGCCGTATATCAAGAAGTTTCGTGAAGAGCGCGAGCTGTCTGTCGTCTTGCTGTTTGATGCGTCGTCATCGGGTCGTTTCGGCACCAAGGAACGGTTCAAGTCTGAGACAGCGGCGGAACTCTGTGCGCTGTTGGCATTCTCAGCCATCAAGAATAATGACAAGGTCGGGCTGATCATCTTCACGGACCGGATCGAGAAATTCGTCCCGCCCAAGAAGGGTCGTGCCCATGTGCTCCGGTTGATCCGGGAGATACTCTATTTCAAGCCGACCGGGATAACAACCGATATCGCCGGGGCGCTTCAGTATCTTTCGCGCGTTATCCGTCGCAAGTCAGTGATCTTCCTGATCTCCGACTTCATGTCGGAGGGGTTCTACAAGCCGTTGCAGGTCGCCAACAATAAACATGATATCATCGGGATCAAGGTGACCGATCCGCGCGAGACTGTATTCGAGGATTTTGGATTGATCGAACTTGAAGATGCCGAGACCGGCGAAGTGATCCTGGTAGACACCGGGTCAAAGGCGTTTCGTCGAGAGTTCGCGGCGCGCTCGCAGGAAGATGTTTCCGCTCTGAAGCGGAGTTTCCAATTGATCAATCTCGACTTCATTAATATACGTACCGATCAATCGTACATCGTGCCATTGATCAACTTCTTTAAGATGCGTGAACGGAGACTGTAA